A window of the Cystobacter fuscus genome harbors these coding sequences:
- a CDS encoding endo alpha-1,4 polygalactosaminidase → MSKLSLVAALTLGPLLGCGIQSTPSEPNPDGSIGAERLDAGAPLSDAGTPTSWWRPTPAQPIHWHWQLSQDFSYPRDVLPNKTVYDLDGELTSAETVAKLHALGPDIVVICYFDAGVYEDYRSDKARFPASVIGKPDEGWDGSYWLDIRQQDILLPIMRDRMINWCKNKGFDAIEPDETEVWSNDSGFPITKAQNNAYNKAIADLAHSLGMSVGLKGNNTEAPELVDYFDWALTEQCWEYDECQLFKNSFFAKGKAVFNVEYNTNPNCTLANQWHINSSRRDLDLVGPTASGYLYQPCIPDTQSTW, encoded by the coding sequence ATGTCGAAACTTTCGCTGGTCGCAGCGCTCACCCTGGGTCCCTTGCTCGGCTGCGGTATTCAGAGCACTCCGTCCGAGCCGAACCCCGATGGAAGCATCGGAGCCGAGCGCTTGGATGCGGGAGCACCCCTGAGCGACGCTGGAACTCCGACGAGTTGGTGGCGCCCCACTCCCGCGCAGCCCATTCACTGGCACTGGCAGCTCTCCCAGGACTTCTCCTACCCACGCGACGTGCTGCCCAACAAGACTGTCTATGACCTCGACGGCGAGCTGACGTCGGCCGAAACGGTGGCGAAGCTTCACGCCCTCGGACCAGACATCGTGGTGATCTGCTACTTCGACGCGGGCGTCTACGAGGACTACCGGTCGGACAAGGCGCGCTTCCCGGCGTCCGTGATTGGCAAACCGGACGAGGGTTGGGACGGCTCGTACTGGCTCGACATCCGCCAGCAGGACATCCTCCTTCCCATCATGAGGGACCGGATGATCAACTGGTGCAAGAACAAGGGCTTCGATGCCATCGAGCCGGATGAGACGGAGGTCTGGAGCAACGACTCCGGATTCCCCATCACCAAGGCCCAGAACAATGCCTACAACAAGGCGATCGCGGACCTCGCCCACTCGCTCGGAATGTCGGTGGGACTCAAGGGCAACAACACCGAGGCACCGGAGCTGGTGGACTACTTCGACTGGGCCCTGACGGAGCAGTGCTGGGAGTACGACGAGTGCCAGCTCTTCAAGAACAGCTTCTTCGCGAAGGGCAAGGCCGTCTTCAACGTGGAGTACAACACCAACCCGAACTGCACCCTCGCGAATCAGTGGCACATCAACTCGAGCCGCCGCGACCTCGACCTCGTGGGACCGACCGCGAGCGGCTACCTCTACCAACCCTGCATCCCCGACACCCAGTCAACCTGGTGA
- a CDS encoding sigma-70 family RNA polymerase sigma factor, protein MTSVDHEALEHAAREHERFLWGLCYRMTGVAADADELVQETYARALATPPGQPEEMRPWLTRVAMNLARDRLRRRKREDYVGPWLPSPVETGEEAVASVEAHLSGGGTTEGRYELLESVTFAFLLALEALTPRQRAVLLLRDVFDYPVREVAECLRMSETNVKVTHHRARAVMAAYDRERCVPTRELQERTRRTLEDFLGALVSGDVAAAEALLAEPVRALSDGGGETFAARVPVVGIKRVALFYRRLHELGGVADALEVRMINGLPALVAHWMQPAPGRPKRVVIRLDIGEDGRVRVLHSVQASRKLTGLPASTS, encoded by the coding sequence ATGACGTCCGTGGATCACGAGGCGCTGGAGCACGCGGCACGGGAGCACGAGCGCTTCCTGTGGGGGCTGTGCTACCGGATGACAGGCGTCGCGGCGGACGCGGACGAGCTGGTGCAGGAGACCTATGCGCGGGCGCTCGCGACACCACCCGGGCAGCCCGAGGAGATGCGCCCGTGGCTCACGCGCGTGGCGATGAACCTGGCGAGGGACAGACTCCGGCGGCGCAAGCGCGAGGACTACGTGGGGCCGTGGCTGCCCTCGCCGGTGGAGACGGGCGAGGAGGCGGTGGCGTCGGTGGAGGCGCACCTGTCCGGAGGCGGCACCACCGAGGGCCGCTACGAGCTGTTGGAGAGCGTGACGTTCGCGTTCCTGCTGGCGCTCGAGGCGCTCACGCCGCGGCAGCGCGCGGTGCTGCTCCTGCGCGACGTCTTCGACTACCCGGTACGCGAGGTGGCCGAGTGCTTGAGGATGAGCGAGACGAACGTGAAGGTGACGCACCACCGGGCACGGGCGGTGATGGCGGCGTATGACCGGGAGCGGTGCGTGCCCACGCGCGAGCTCCAGGAGCGGACCCGGCGGACGCTGGAGGATTTCCTGGGAGCGCTGGTCTCGGGGGACGTGGCGGCGGCCGAGGCGCTGCTGGCCGAGCCCGTGCGGGCATTGTCGGACGGAGGCGGCGAGACGTTCGCGGCGCGGGTGCCCGTGGTGGGAATCAAGCGCGTGGCGCTCTTCTACCGACGGCTGCACGAGCTGGGCGGCGTGGCGGACGCGCTGGAGGTGCGGATGATCAACGGGCTGCCCGCGCTGGTAGCCCACTGGATGCAGCCCGCTCCCGGGCGCCCCAAGCGGGTGGTCATCCGCCTGGACATTGGCGAGGACGGACGGGTGCGGGTGCTGCACTCCGTCCAGGCGAGCCGCAAGCTCACGGGACTGCCCGCCTCGACGAGCTGA